From Denitrovibrio acetiphilus DSM 12809, the proteins below share one genomic window:
- a CDS encoding menaquinone biosynthetic enzyme MqnA/MqnD family protein, giving the protein MQNGKGKVQVKYMLSIGQIDYANVYPIFFELAKQNRYNLIKGVPSYLNTAIREGGIDAGFCSSIEYARNPEKYYVIPNISISCINVVKSVMFFADKPIEEFDGEGVYLTGESGTSVILFEILMREKYKISPQFTKENEKAPGVVLIGDKALFNTYNGKYKYAYDLCSLWNEFTGLPFVFALWIVRKETVHERYAEVAEFAQELEVIKTDSKKNLAALLDHYTFKGLTSYQIIDYWETIKYDLSENHIRGLLKYYSYAVKIGRLKKVPALEFFV; this is encoded by the coding sequence ATGCAGAATGGAAAGGGGAAAGTACAGGTGAAATATATGCTTAGTATCGGGCAGATTGATTATGCCAACGTTTATCCTATTTTCTTCGAGCTTGCAAAGCAAAACAGATATAACCTTATCAAAGGTGTTCCGTCTTATTTAAATACTGCGATCAGGGAAGGCGGTATCGATGCCGGCTTTTGCAGCAGTATAGAATATGCGAGAAACCCTGAGAAATATTATGTCATTCCGAATATTTCCATAAGCTGCATTAATGTTGTCAAAAGCGTGATGTTCTTTGCAGATAAGCCAATAGAAGAATTTGACGGTGAAGGGGTCTACCTCACTGGCGAATCCGGCACATCAGTAATACTGTTTGAAATTCTTATGCGCGAAAAATATAAAATCAGCCCGCAGTTTACGAAAGAGAATGAAAAAGCCCCAGGGGTTGTGCTGATAGGTGACAAGGCACTTTTTAATACATATAACGGAAAATATAAGTATGCGTATGACCTCTGTTCACTCTGGAACGAATTCACCGGGCTGCCGTTTGTTTTTGCTCTCTGGATAGTGCGTAAAGAGACCGTACATGAGAGGTACGCAGAAGTGGCAGAGTTTGCACAGGAGCTTGAAGTTATTAAGACTGACAGTAAAAAGAATCTTGCCGCGCTCCTTGATCACTACACATTTAAAGGGCTCACATCTTATCAGATCATAGACTATTGGGAGACGATAAAATATGATCTGTCTGAAAACCATATAAGAGGTCTTCTGAAGTATTATAGTTATGCTGTTAAAATAGGCAGGCTGAAGAAGGTTCCCGCTCTGGAATTTTTTGTTTAA
- a CDS encoding tRNA (cytidine(34)-2'-O)-methyltransferase, giving the protein MLNIVLYEPEIPQNTGNIGRFCVGTESRLILVGKLGFSLDDKHVKRAGLDYWQNVNLMQLPSLEAFYEEFPNDKHPYAFLSKFASRVYTEIPHENDNLMLIFGRETSGLPESVEKDHPDSLFRIPATGKVRSFNLSNSVALVGFDIIRRRGFPGLDAEWKGESTGEIYA; this is encoded by the coding sequence ATGTTAAATATAGTTTTATACGAACCCGAGATCCCGCAGAATACAGGGAACATCGGGCGTTTTTGCGTGGGGACAGAGAGCAGACTTATTCTTGTGGGGAAACTTGGTTTTTCTCTCGATGATAAACACGTTAAGCGTGCCGGACTTGATTACTGGCAGAATGTTAACTTGATGCAGCTTCCTAGTCTTGAAGCTTTTTACGAAGAATTCCCCAATGATAAACATCCTTATGCATTTCTGTCAAAATTCGCTTCCAGAGTTTATACAGAGATACCGCACGAAAACGATAATTTAATGCTGATATTCGGCAGGGAGACGTCCGGTCTGCCGGAGAGTGTGGAAAAAGATCATCCGGACAGTTTATTCAGAATACCTGCTACTGGAAAAGTACGCAGTTTTAACCTTTCCAATTCTGTGGCGCTGGTGGGGTTCGACATAATCCGCAGAAGGGGTTTTCCCGGGCTGGATGCAGAATGGAAAGGGGAAAGTACAGGTGAAATATATGCTTAG
- a CDS encoding transcriptional regulator → MGRMREDGDTGIVTVRQEIADYIKNNPATAKDISKAVSQQEKDVYFHLEHIAKSYGGTFRVILPECRKCGFVFSKKIGKPSKCPECDSTWITDPEYYLK, encoded by the coding sequence ATGGGGCGGATGCGAGAAGATGGCGATACCGGAATAGTAACTGTCAGGCAGGAGATTGCTGATTATATCAAAAATAATCCTGCCACAGCTAAGGATATCTCCAAAGCTGTCAGTCAGCAGGAGAAAGATGTCTATTTTCATCTGGAACACATAGCGAAAAGCTATGGCGGTACTTTCAGGGTTATTCTGCCGGAGTGCAGAAAGTGCGGGTTTGTCTTCAGCAAAAAGATCGGTAAACCCTCTAAATGCCCTGAATGCGACTCAACATGGATCACAGATCCTGAATATTATTTAAAGTAG
- the rsfS gene encoding ribosome silencing factor, whose amino-acid sequence MKDRTTLDLILKELVERKTEDITAHYVAPVSSVADYIVIGTATSEPHANAIADYLLENLKAKKIKPFAVEGQGSSRWICLDFGEVMVHLMCKQEREYYNLEAIWGGCEKMAIPE is encoded by the coding sequence ATGAAAGACCGCACCACGCTGGATTTAATACTTAAAGAGCTTGTTGAGCGTAAAACCGAGGATATCACAGCGCATTATGTAGCACCGGTAAGCAGTGTTGCAGATTATATCGTAATAGGAACAGCAACATCCGAACCGCATGCAAATGCTATTGCTGACTACCTGCTGGAAAATCTTAAAGCAAAGAAGATTAAACCTTTTGCTGTGGAAGGACAGGGCAGTTCACGCTGGATATGTCTCGACTTTGGTGAGGTTATGGTTCATCTTATGTGCAAACAGGAAAGAGAATACTACAACCTAGAGGCTATATGGGGCGGATGCGAGAAGATGGCGATACCGGAATAG
- the nadD gene encoding nicotinate-nucleotide adenylyltransferase — protein sequence MKIGLFGGTFNPIHIGHLALAENVTASLGLDMMFLIPSKIPPHKSGSGIIDPVKRLKMVELVAEGLGEKFKVSDYEIAADGVSYTLKTLKHFRRLYPDDEIFFACGTDIFASIHKWHAYEELFKYANFVVVSRSMVSFGKMLEAIPERLHDIVIREEQFAGEKSGRVILHEMPPVDVSSTDIREVLEASYRKANLPDVVYEYISEKGLYRGDE from the coding sequence GTGAAAATAGGCTTATTCGGCGGTACTTTCAACCCCATTCATATAGGACATCTTGCTCTGGCTGAGAATGTTACAGCAAGCCTTGGGCTGGACATGATGTTTCTCATTCCGTCTAAAATACCACCTCATAAATCCGGCAGCGGTATTATCGATCCTGTGAAACGGCTGAAAATGGTGGAACTTGTTGCGGAAGGGCTTGGCGAAAAGTTTAAAGTTTCAGATTACGAAATTGCGGCGGACGGTGTTTCCTATACATTGAAAACCCTTAAACATTTCAGAAGACTGTACCCGGACGATGAAATATTTTTTGCTTGCGGTACAGATATTTTTGCCTCTATACATAAGTGGCATGCTTATGAAGAGCTTTTTAAATATGCTAACTTTGTTGTTGTGAGCCGTTCTATGGTTTCTTTTGGAAAAATGCTTGAAGCTATCCCTGAAAGGCTGCATGATATAGTGATAAGAGAAGAACAGTTTGCCGGAGAGAAATCCGGTAGGGTTATACTTCACGAGATGCCTCCCGTTGACGTATCCAGTACGGATATCAGGGAAGTTCTGGAAGCGAGCTACAGAAAGGCGAATCTGCCGGATGTAGTTTATGAGTACATATCAGAAAAAGGATTATACAGGGGAGATGAATGA
- a CDS encoding glutamate-5-semialdehyde dehydrogenase: MLENMFREAKKASYVLMNVNTDVKDSALSAIAEKLEANRVKIKNENLKDLDYARETGLSDALIDRLTLDDKRIDGMIQAVKDIRSQVDPVGKVVDGYKRPNGLYITKVKVPLGVVGIIFESRPNVTIDAAALCLKSGNVAILRGGKEAVHSNTYLGRLMKEAVAEAGLPKACVNIIEDTDRGLVMEMLKAKGSIDIMIPRGGKALIEFCTEHSLIPLVKHDDGICHVYIDKFADIEMAVSIAVNAKCQRVGVCNTMETLLVHEAVAETVLKRLEKAYGEHNVELRGCEHTAELISCKKAAEEDWSTEYLDYILSVKVVSSIDEAIEHINKYGSMHSESIVTENYTNSEMFLNMVDAAAVYVNASTRWTDGGEFGMGAEIGISTQKLHCRGPMGADDLTTTKYRIYGQGQIK; this comes from the coding sequence ATGCTTGAAAATATGTTCAGAGAAGCAAAAAAAGCCTCATATGTTCTTATGAACGTCAATACTGACGTGAAAGACAGCGCCCTCTCTGCCATAGCAGAAAAGCTTGAAGCTAATAGGGTTAAAATAAAAAATGAAAACCTGAAAGACCTCGATTATGCCAGAGAGACAGGCTTGTCTGATGCTTTGATAGACAGACTGACCCTCGATGATAAGCGTATAGACGGAATGATTCAGGCTGTTAAAGATATACGTTCTCAAGTTGACCCTGTGGGAAAAGTTGTTGACGGTTATAAAAGACCCAACGGACTTTACATTACGAAAGTTAAAGTGCCTCTGGGGGTTGTGGGTATCATATTTGAGTCCAGACCGAATGTAACAATAGATGCCGCTGCCCTTTGCCTTAAATCAGGGAATGTTGCAATACTGAGGGGCGGTAAAGAAGCTGTCCATTCAAACACATACCTCGGCAGGCTCATGAAAGAGGCTGTGGCCGAAGCCGGACTTCCTAAGGCATGTGTAAACATCATAGAGGATACTGACAGAGGGCTTGTGATGGAAATGCTGAAAGCGAAAGGCAGTATTGACATTATGATTCCCAGAGGGGGTAAAGCCCTGATTGAGTTTTGTACTGAGCATTCTCTTATACCTCTTGTTAAGCATGACGACGGCATATGTCACGTATACATAGATAAGTTTGCAGATATAGAGATGGCTGTGTCCATCGCTGTTAATGCTAAATGCCAGCGTGTCGGTGTCTGTAATACCATGGAGACACTTCTTGTGCATGAGGCTGTGGCTGAAACTGTCCTTAAGAGGCTTGAAAAGGCTTACGGCGAGCATAATGTAGAGCTTCGAGGGTGTGAACACACTGCGGAGCTTATAAGCTGTAAGAAAGCCGCAGAAGAGGACTGGAGCACAGAGTATCTGGATTACATCCTCTCTGTAAAAGTTGTTTCTTCCATTGATGAAGCGATTGAACACATAAATAAATACGGATCTATGCATTCTGAGAGCATAGTGACCGAAAACTATACAAACAGTGAGATGTTTCTTAATATGGTGGATGCAGCGGCGGTTTATGTTAATGCGTCAACCAGATGGACTGACGGCGGAGAGTTTGGTATGGGGGCGGAGATAGGCATCAGCACCCAGAAACTTCATTGTCGCGGACCAATGGGAGCAGATGATCTGACTACAACAAAATATAGAATATACGGTCAGGGGCAGATAAAGTAA
- the proB gene encoding glutamate 5-kinase, which produces MRKLPKIETLVVKVGSNILTHHERGVNLEFLSGLVRILCNFKKNIPNIVVVSSGAVGAGFKLLGFSERPQNITDKQACAAVGQARLIWEYDREFEKYGVTSAQILITKDDLSNRRRYLNARYTLRRLLELGVVPVINENDSVVIEELRQIENFTDNDNLSALVSGLIGADMLLILSDVDGLFDKDPFKNKDAKRIEEVKYINEELLNVAGDSVSGVGTGGMKSKLEAAGKALDAGCHVGIINGMNLFNVEAFLNGEDVGTFFNHIEDPLTRRKHWIAYAAGASGELHVDNGAVNALVNKKTSLLPSGVTKVTGHFGMGDVVAVIGPDGKEVARGKVRYASEDADLIKGKKSSDISSILGYKFTDEIIHRDDLVVTTNNGA; this is translated from the coding sequence ATGCGAAAACTTCCTAAAATTGAAACACTTGTAGTTAAGGTCGGAAGCAATATCCTCACTCATCACGAGCGTGGTGTAAATCTTGAGTTTCTTTCCGGTCTGGTTCGCATCCTCTGTAATTTCAAAAAGAATATTCCGAACATTGTTGTTGTGTCTTCCGGTGCTGTGGGGGCAGGGTTTAAGCTGCTCGGTTTTAGCGAACGTCCGCAGAACATCACTGATAAACAGGCCTGTGCTGCTGTCGGACAGGCGAGATTGATATGGGAATACGACAGAGAGTTTGAAAAATATGGCGTGACATCGGCGCAGATACTTATCACAAAGGATGACCTTTCAAACAGAAGGCGTTACCTGAATGCTAGATACACATTGCGGCGGCTGCTTGAGCTGGGGGTTGTGCCTGTTATAAATGAAAATGATTCAGTTGTTATAGAAGAGCTTCGTCAGATAGAAAACTTCACAGACAATGACAACCTTTCTGCTTTGGTTAGCGGACTTATAGGGGCAGACATGCTTCTTATATTGTCTGATGTTGATGGGCTTTTTGATAAAGATCCTTTTAAGAATAAAGATGCAAAACGCATTGAAGAAGTGAAATATATCAACGAGGAACTTCTGAACGTAGCGGGGGATTCCGTTTCCGGAGTTGGTACCGGAGGTATGAAGTCCAAGCTGGAAGCCGCAGGAAAGGCGCTTGACGCAGGATGTCATGTAGGCATTATAAACGGCATGAACCTTTTTAATGTTGAGGCGTTTCTGAATGGTGAGGATGTCGGGACATTTTTTAACCACATAGAAGACCCTCTGACCAGACGCAAGCACTGGATAGCTTACGCAGCAGGAGCAAGCGGAGAGCTGCATGTTGATAACGGAGCTGTTAACGCACTGGTGAATAAAAAAACCTCTCTTCTGCCCAGCGGAGTGACGAAAGTTACCGGGCATTTCGGCATGGGGGATGTTGTCGCGGTTATCGGTCCTGACGGAAAAGAAGTCGCCAGAGGCAAAGTCCGCTATGCATCCGAAGATGCTGACCTGATAAAAGGTAAAAAATCTTCTGACATATCTTCTATTTTAGGGTATAAGTTTACTGATGAGATAATTCACAGGGATGACCTTGTTGTAACAACGAACAACGGAGCTTGA
- a CDS encoding RrF2 family transcriptional regulator, producing MKVTRASDYAIRALIHMAHKPLGTTFMRSELAAECEIPDSFLGKILQNLAKSEILSSERGKKGGFKVAKNPAEITVYDIISAIEGDIALNKCIFDEDFCSLVHSCTAHNMWSDIQDNLVEMLKSYSLAKLTEKY from the coding sequence ATGAAAGTTACCAGAGCAAGCGACTACGCAATCAGAGCATTGATACACATGGCGCACAAGCCGCTTGGAACAACATTTATGCGCTCGGAACTAGCAGCAGAGTGCGAAATACCAGACAGCTTTCTTGGGAAAATACTCCAAAACCTCGCCAAATCTGAAATACTTTCATCTGAAAGAGGCAAAAAAGGCGGCTTCAAAGTTGCAAAAAATCCAGCCGAAATAACAGTATACGACATAATCTCTGCAATAGAAGGCGATATCGCGCTGAATAAATGTATTTTTGATGAAGACTTCTGTTCACTTGTTCACTCATGCACTGCACACAATATGTGGTCTGACATACAGGACAACCTTGTCGAGATGCTTAAAAGTTATTCACTTGCAAAACTGACTGAAAAATACTAA
- a CDS encoding vitamin B12-dependent ribonucleotide reductase, which translates to MSNKEIEKALSQTPDLTKNAITVLEKRYLKRDISGKPVEKPIDMFRRVALNIAEADKNYDKDADILSTATAFYEQMAALKFLPNSPTLMNAGRELQQLAACFVLPVDDSLEAIFEAVKNTALIHKSGGGTGFSFSRLRPKDDVVKTTKGVSSGPVSFMTVFDAATETIKQGGTRRGANMGILRVDHPDIMEFIYAKEDKTKLTNFNLSVGITEKFMQAVLNDTDYDLYNPKTGKTAGKLKAKEVFDTMVQLAWEGGDPGIVYLDRINAENPTPKEGDIESTNPCGEQPLLPYESCNLGSINLGKYVKDGKIDWEDLEKTIEVAVHFLDNVIDMNKYPIQQINDQTKRNRKIGLGLMGWADMLAMLAIPYNTDEATDLAEKVMQFIRDKGREKSSALAVIRGDFPSFKDSIYPKMGFKNMRNATITTIAPTGTISIIGSCSSGIEPYFAIAFYRQVMDNNKLVEVSPVFKDIAKREGFLSDELLEKVAETGTAHGLSMVPEKWQEAFVTSHEITPFWHTKMQAAFQKYTDNAVSKTVNFPNEATIEDVKKTYLLSYNLGCKGTTIYRDGSRTGQVLNVGTKEKEAQPEATAEFTPKPRPKVLIGRTVEMMTGCGKLYVTINQDENGVPFEVFTSMGKAGGCAQSQCEAIGRLISIDLRSGGNLDRIIKQLKGISCHMRYGFGPNTVLSCSDAVGKALEQATKSPTEILVSKTDDNLTVDKLLSDFDSSDTVVKNGACPDCGGPVEHVEGCDICYSCGYSHCS; encoded by the coding sequence ATGAGCAATAAGGAGATCGAAAAGGCTCTGTCTCAAACACCGGATCTTACTAAAAATGCAATTACGGTTCTTGAAAAAAGATACCTTAAACGTGACATAAGCGGCAAACCAGTTGAAAAACCAATAGATATGTTCAGAAGAGTCGCATTGAATATCGCAGAAGCAGATAAGAATTATGATAAAGATGCAGATATTTTATCCACTGCGACAGCATTTTACGAGCAAATGGCAGCTCTTAAGTTTCTTCCAAACTCCCCCACTCTTATGAACGCAGGGCGTGAGCTTCAACAGCTCGCTGCCTGTTTTGTTCTCCCTGTGGATGATTCTTTGGAAGCAATTTTCGAAGCTGTTAAGAATACTGCCTTGATTCATAAATCAGGCGGAGGTACAGGTTTTTCATTCTCCCGCCTAAGACCTAAAGATGACGTTGTAAAGACCACAAAAGGAGTCTCCAGCGGTCCTGTTTCTTTCATGACAGTATTTGATGCTGCCACTGAAACAATCAAGCAGGGGGGCACAAGACGCGGCGCCAACATGGGCATACTCCGAGTTGACCACCCAGATATCATGGAATTCATCTACGCTAAAGAAGATAAAACAAAACTTACAAACTTTAACCTTTCAGTTGGTATAACAGAAAAATTCATGCAGGCAGTCCTAAACGACACTGATTACGATCTGTATAACCCCAAAACCGGCAAAACAGCGGGTAAGCTGAAAGCTAAAGAAGTTTTCGACACTATGGTTCAGCTCGCATGGGAAGGCGGAGACCCGGGCATTGTCTACCTTGACAGGATCAATGCAGAAAACCCCACTCCCAAAGAGGGCGACATCGAAAGCACCAACCCTTGTGGCGAACAACCTCTTCTGCCATACGAATCATGCAACCTGGGTTCTATAAACCTTGGTAAATACGTAAAAGACGGCAAAATTGACTGGGAAGACCTCGAAAAAACAATAGAGGTCGCAGTTCATTTCCTCGACAACGTAATAGACATGAACAAATATCCTATTCAGCAGATCAACGATCAGACTAAGCGTAACCGCAAAATAGGTCTTGGTCTCATGGGCTGGGCGGATATGCTTGCGATGCTTGCCATCCCCTACAACACTGACGAAGCAACTGACCTCGCAGAAAAAGTTATGCAGTTTATAAGAGACAAAGGACGTGAGAAGTCATCGGCTCTGGCTGTTATCAGAGGTGATTTTCCATCTTTTAAAGACAGCATTTACCCAAAAATGGGATTCAAAAACATGCGTAACGCAACAATCACAACTATTGCTCCCACAGGAACAATCTCCATTATAGGTTCTTGTTCCAGCGGTATAGAGCCATATTTCGCAATTGCATTCTACAGGCAGGTGATGGATAACAATAAACTTGTCGAAGTCAGCCCTGTCTTTAAGGATATAGCCAAAAGAGAAGGTTTTCTCTCAGACGAACTCTTAGAAAAAGTCGCAGAAACAGGAACAGCACACGGACTGAGTATGGTTCCTGAAAAATGGCAGGAAGCTTTCGTAACATCCCATGAGATAACACCTTTCTGGCACACAAAAATGCAGGCGGCTTTTCAGAAATACACTGACAACGCAGTAAGCAAAACAGTTAATTTCCCTAATGAAGCGACTATTGAAGATGTTAAAAAAACATATCTTCTCTCTTACAACCTTGGCTGTAAAGGGACAACAATATACAGAGACGGAAGCCGTACAGGGCAGGTGCTCAATGTCGGAACAAAAGAAAAAGAAGCTCAGCCGGAAGCAACAGCCGAATTCACACCAAAGCCAAGACCGAAAGTTCTCATAGGACGCACAGTTGAGATGATGACCGGCTGCGGAAAGCTCTATGTGACAATTAATCAGGATGAAAACGGTGTACCTTTCGAAGTGTTCACAAGCATGGGGAAAGCGGGCGGATGTGCACAGTCTCAATGTGAGGCTATAGGACGGCTTATATCCATAGACCTGCGCAGCGGCGGAAACCTCGACAGGATCATCAAACAGCTCAAGGGGATAAGCTGCCATATGCGCTATGGTTTTGGACCTAACACCGTACTCAGCTGCTCTGACGCTGTGGGTAAAGCCCTTGAACAGGCAACAAAAAGCCCCACAGAAATACTGGTTAGTAAAACAGACGACAACCTTACAGTTGATAAGCTTCTGTCAGATTTTGACAGCAGCGATACTGTGGTGAAAAATGGGGCATGTCCTGATTGCGGGGGACCCGTAGAACACGTTGAGGGTTGCGATATTTGCTACTCTTGCGGTTACTCACACTGTAGCTGA
- a CDS encoding glycosyltransferase, translating to MRKPNVVFIIADFDFGGIENILSEILIRLKSDKDIDFNVINISGKGRMHEKLKAEGYNILSCGSSKDTLKKFNFKTVNKLRKLLNELKPDIVHTSQYKADYFGRIASIGFPHKVITHIHNPTIQKKFFRRLTNRLLAHVTDAFISVSDIVYDMVEANFNKSDKPHVVLHNFIDITKVETAAPCTKNDLGVADKKLIVSVGRLVKEKNLELIIKALPEILKYVPDAHYFCIGEGGNKRTLQNLASEEGVIEHVTFAGYKDNVYSILKIADVFCMPSAFEGFGIAHLEAMAAGVPSVVSDAVPTKEFASEASLFCVNDEQIIASQIVKILTDRKLSEELGYKSKMISAEFSIENYISKLKSIYSNLCNF from the coding sequence GTGAGGAAGCCTAATGTCGTATTCATAATAGCTGACTTTGATTTCGGTGGGATAGAAAATATACTCAGTGAGATTCTCATACGTCTAAAATCCGATAAGGATATTGATTTTAATGTTATAAATATTTCCGGTAAAGGGCGGATGCATGAGAAGCTTAAAGCAGAAGGATATAATATTCTTTCATGTGGCTCAAGCAAAGACACTCTTAAAAAATTCAACTTTAAAACTGTTAATAAGCTTAGAAAATTGCTGAATGAACTTAAGCCCGATATAGTGCATACCTCACAGTACAAGGCTGACTACTTTGGACGTATCGCCAGCATAGGGTTTCCGCATAAAGTCATAACCCACATTCATAATCCGACTATACAGAAAAAATTCTTCAGACGGTTGACAAACAGGCTACTGGCCCATGTGACGGACGCTTTTATATCTGTTTCAGATATCGTTTATGATATGGTTGAAGCGAATTTTAATAAATCCGATAAACCTCATGTAGTTCTTCATAATTTTATTGATATTACAAAGGTTGAAACTGCTGCGCCATGCACCAAAAATGATTTAGGTGTCGCAGATAAAAAACTGATAGTTAGTGTGGGGCGTTTGGTTAAGGAGAAGAATTTAGAACTTATAATAAAAGCTCTGCCTGAAATTTTGAAATATGTTCCGGACGCTCACTATTTCTGCATAGGTGAGGGTGGCAATAAGAGAACTTTACAGAATTTAGCATCGGAAGAAGGCGTTATCGAACATGTAACTTTCGCCGGTTATAAGGATAATGTATATTCTATACTGAAGATTGCCGATGTCTTTTGTATGCCTTCCGCTTTTGAAGGATTCGGGATAGCGCATCTTGAAGCGATGGCAGCGGGCGTACCTTCTGTTGTTTCTGATGCTGTCCCTACAAAGGAATTTGCATCTGAAGCGTCATTATTCTGTGTTAATGATGAGCAAATTATAGCCAGTCAGATTGTTAAAATCCTTACAGATAGAAAACTATCTGAAGAGCTGGGTTATAAAAGCAAAATGATAAGTGCAGAATTTTCGATTGAAAACTATATCAGTAAGTTAAAAAGTATCTACAGCAATTTATGCAATTTCTAA
- a CDS encoding glycosyltransferase family 4 protein, which produces MERVNVFVKYFHNKGGGERICFNFVNFLMDKGVDVHVICGEDKLKSKKYENILTVTGLLKPGRYLKYSSFHRRAVKLAKKLDGIHFSFDRVPGCHIYRNGSGLHSSYVKNTLSLMSKETAFKKRVKRALDPVNKHLINKERLTYAHPSLRKVILNSEFLKREVLSAFPDAEKLIDIIPNGVNKSKFTFTSEDPFRDKYNLEKGTVCIGFAANNFQRKGLDHLLNAMAVLPDHYVLLVAGGRRADSYMQTLDELGLRERVFFVGAVDDMQGFYGSCDVFCMPSLYDSFGNVVPESLICGTPVVVSAMAGSSEIIHNGENGYVVETLTPDVLSDALTKAYALGRKDYSKYVMSESEMYEGYLKTIEKVSCEEA; this is translated from the coding sequence ATGGAAAGGGTAAATGTTTTTGTAAAATACTTTCATAACAAGGGTGGTGGAGAGCGCATCTGCTTTAATTTCGTGAATTTTCTTATGGATAAAGGGGTGGATGTTCATGTTATATGCGGCGAAGATAAGTTAAAGTCTAAAAAGTATGAGAACATACTTACTGTGACAGGGTTGTTGAAACCGGGGCGCTACCTTAAATACTCGAGTTTTCACAGACGTGCAGTAAAGCTGGCGAAGAAGCTTGACGGTATACATTTTTCATTCGACAGAGTCCCTGGTTGCCACATATACCGCAATGGTTCGGGGCTGCACAGCTCTTATGTTAAGAATACTTTGTCTCTGATGTCAAAAGAGACTGCGTTTAAGAAGAGGGTGAAGAGAGCATTAGATCCGGTTAATAAGCATCTGATAAATAAGGAAAGACTGACATATGCTCACCCGTCGCTCAGGAAGGTCATACTTAACTCGGAGTTTCTGAAGCGGGAAGTGCTTTCAGCTTTCCCTGATGCCGAAAAGCTGATTGACATTATTCCTAATGGAGTGAATAAAAGTAAGTTCACTTTCACATCTGAAGATCCATTCAGAGATAAATATAATTTGGAAAAAGGCACTGTCTGCATAGGTTTTGCCGCAAATAATTTTCAACGCAAAGGTCTTGATCATTTGCTGAATGCAATGGCGGTACTTCCTGATCATTACGTCTTGCTGGTTGCCGGTGGCAGAAGAGCTGATTCATACATGCAGACGCTCGATGAACTGGGGCTGAGAGAGAGAGTTTTCTTCGTGGGGGCAGTTGATGATATGCAGGGTTTTTACGGCTCATGTGATGTTTTCTGTATGCCGTCCCTCTATGACTCATTCGGTAATGTTGTACCAGAGAGCCTGATATGCGGCACTCCGGTCGTTGTTTCTGCCATGGCAGGCAGTTCAGAGATAATACATAACGGCGAAAACGGCTATGTTGTGGAAACTCTGACCCCTGATGTTTTATCTGATGCACTCACTAAAGCTTATGCGCTAGGCAGAAAAGATTATAGTAAATATGTTATGTCTGAAAGTGAAATGTATGAAGGATACCTTAAAACAATCGAAAAGGTGAGCTGTGAGGAAGCCTAA